A genomic stretch from Bacteroidales bacterium includes:
- a CDS encoding Ni/Fe hydrogenase subunit alpha yields MGQKITIEPVTRVEGHGKVTIHLDNEGKIEQTRLHIVEFRGFERFVQGRPYWEMPVLVQRLCGICPVSHHLAAAKALDVIVGAGTGEGLTPTGEKMRRLMHYGQMFQSHSLHFFHLASPDLLFGIDSDPLKRNVIGVALEYKDLAVQGVMMRKYGQEVIKATAGKKIHGTGAIPGGINKHLTEEERDYLLHGNEYMNIDKMIGWAQDALEFFKEYHKKNTAVIDGFAEFPSSYLSLVRKDGALDLYHGVLRAVDTEGKKILHDVDYQEYNKYIDEEVKSWSYMKFPYLKEIGKTNGWYSVGPLARLNTADFIDTPLAQKEFEEFRSYNNGKPSNRPMHAHWARLIEILHSAEKIKQLLNDPDLMEGELVTKGTKKYEGVGLIEAPRGTLFHHYKIGENDMITMANLIVSTTNNNQPMNIAVNQVAVKVMTGKKEITEGMMNAVEVAIRAYDPCLSCATHALGKMPLEFEIYNASEQLIERKYRG; encoded by the coding sequence ATGGGACAAAAGATAACCATTGAACCGGTAACCCGCGTTGAAGGACATGGTAAAGTTACCATTCACCTGGATAACGAAGGAAAAATAGAACAGACACGTCTGCATATAGTCGAATTCCGTGGTTTTGAACGGTTCGTCCAGGGCCGTCCCTATTGGGAGATGCCGGTGCTTGTTCAGCGTTTGTGCGGTATCTGCCCTGTAAGTCACCACCTGGCTGCCGCCAAAGCCCTTGATGTAATTGTAGGAGCCGGCACAGGGGAAGGCCTCACTCCCACCGGTGAAAAAATGCGCAGGTTAATGCATTACGGACAGATGTTCCAGTCGCATTCTCTCCACTTCTTTCATCTCGCCTCGCCCGACCTGCTTTTTGGCATTGATTCAGATCCGCTCAAAAGGAATGTAATCGGCGTGGCCCTTGAATACAAAGACCTGGCCGTTCAGGGCGTGATGATGCGCAAATACGGGCAGGAAGTGATAAAAGCCACAGCCGGTAAGAAGATTCATGGCACCGGAGCCATTCCCGGCGGAATCAACAAGCATCTAACCGAAGAAGAAAGAGACTACCTGCTTCATGGCAACGAATACATGAACATTGATAAAATGATCGGATGGGCACAGGATGCGCTTGAATTCTTCAAGGAATATCACAAGAAAAACACCGCTGTCATTGATGGTTTTGCCGAGTTTCCGTCGAGCTACCTGAGCCTTGTCCGCAAGGACGGTGCACTCGACCTTTATCATGGTGTACTCAGGGCTGTTGATACCGAAGGGAAAAAAATCCTTCACGATGTGGATTACCAGGAATACAACAAGTACATCGATGAGGAAGTAAAATCATGGAGCTATATGAAATTTCCCTACCTGAAGGAAATCGGGAAGACAAACGGCTGGTATTCCGTAGGCCCCCTGGCACGACTGAATACGGCCGATTTCATTGACACTCCCCTGGCACAAAAGGAATTTGAAGAGTTCAGGAGCTATAATAACGGTAAGCCAAGCAACCGTCCGATGCACGCACACTGGGCAAGGTTAATCGAGATCCTGCACAGCGCTGAAAAAATCAAACAGTTGCTGAATGACCCCGACCTGATGGAAGGCGAACTGGTGACAAAAGGCACAAAGAAATACGAAGGTGTGGGCCTCATAGAAGCGCCCCGCGGAACACTGTTCCACCATTACAAGATCGGGGAAAATGATATGATCACCATGGCCAACCTGATCGTTTCAACTACCAATAACAACCAGCCGATGAATATTGCGGTAAACCAGGTGGCAGTAAAAGTGATGACAGGCAAGAAAGAGATCACCGAAGGCATGATGAACGCTGTTGAGGTGGCCATCAGGGCTTATGATCCCTGCCTGAGCTGCGCCACACATGCACTGGGCAAGATGCCGCTTGAATTTGAAATTTACAATGCTTCAGAGCAACTGATCGAAAGGAAGTACAGGGGTTGA
- a CDS encoding dihydroorotate dehydrogenase-like protein, with product MDLSSTFMGIKIANPLIVASSGLTDTAEKVKACADNGAGAVVLKSLFEEQMISPKSTMENKDDMFFWYPEAIQFVNKFSKEVGLSAYLKLVEECKKAVNIPVIASINCVTPNEWPAFASKIAEAGADGIELNIFIPPTNINLTGYKMEETYIDIIHEVRKNVQIPVGVKVGYFFTNLYRMIYKISNLDVNSLVLFNRYYRPDIDIENLRVIGQNVYSSPHELTLSLRWIALVSKRIHTEIVAATGIHDANGVVKQLLAGATSVQVCSTLYLNGLSYLSNILADLKNWMMQKGYENLPSFRGLVAENDENTAAFERVQFMKKSLV from the coding sequence ATGGACCTTTCCTCAACATTCATGGGCATTAAGATTGCCAATCCTTTGATAGTTGCCAGTTCGGGACTTACCGATACGGCTGAGAAAGTAAAAGCCTGTGCAGATAACGGCGCCGGGGCAGTAGTGTTGAAATCGCTTTTCGAAGAGCAGATGATCAGTCCCAAATCAACAATGGAAAACAAGGATGACATGTTTTTCTGGTATCCGGAGGCCATTCAGTTTGTGAACAAATTTTCTAAGGAAGTCGGCCTCTCCGCTTACCTGAAACTCGTTGAAGAGTGCAAAAAAGCAGTGAACATTCCGGTTATCGCAAGCATAAACTGCGTCACTCCTAACGAGTGGCCTGCATTTGCATCAAAAATTGCCGAAGCCGGGGCAGACGGCATTGAGCTTAACATTTTCATTCCTCCTACTAACATCAATCTTACGGGTTATAAAATGGAGGAAACCTATATCGATATCATACACGAGGTACGCAAGAATGTCCAGATTCCTGTGGGTGTCAAGGTAGGCTATTTCTTCACCAACCTTTACCGGATGATCTATAAGATCAGCAATCTTGATGTGAACAGCCTGGTGCTTTTTAACCGCTATTACAGGCCGGACATCGATATCGAAAACCTTCGGGTAATCGGGCAGAATGTATACAGTTCACCTCATGAATTAACCCTGTCCCTGCGCTGGATTGCCCTGGTTTCAAAAAGAATTCATACCGAAATCGTTGCTGCAACAGGTATTCATGACGCAAATGGCGTGGTGAAACAGCTTCTGGCCGGTGCCACTTCGGTACAGGTTTGCTCAACTCTGTACCTGAATGGACTGTCGTACCTGAGCAACATACTGGCTGATCTTAAAAACTGGATGATGCAGAAAGGGTATGAAAACCTTCCTTCCTTTCGTGGCCTTGTGGCTGAAAACGATGAAAACACTGCCGCCTTCGAAAGGGTGCAGTTTATGAAGAAGAGTCTGGTGTAG
- the hypF gene encoding carbamoyltransferase HypF, with product MNSDYSNHFIALTIHIKGLVQGVGFRPFVYRLAREHHLNGWVVNGTDGVTIKVEGAAGNMAPFVENLRNKAPVVSEIDEILVDQDLPEGVNGFYILASQDMTDETSEISPDIAVCNECLADMKTQPHRVSYAFINCTNCGPRFSIIKDFPYDRAKTTMAPFVLCEKCNNEYTEITDRRFHAQPVACNDCGPQYILYTAGKSHQDIHTIISATAQCLANNGIVAIKGTGGFHLMCDALNEKAVDALRALKKREGKPFAVMFRDLQTLKDYAHVSDEEAATLESWRRPIVILHIKKEMCHGIGKGLDTLGAFLPYMPFHYLLFEKLTTPAIVLTSGNLADEPIIIDNEKAIKEFSALTDALVTYNRDIYNRTDDSVVRLISGKERVLRRSRGYAPSPVRLGFSVDGIMGTGAELSNCFCIGKSNRAYLSQHIGDLKNHETLEFYEESVKRFSQLFRVRPHLMASDLHPDYLSTRFADKSRLDVIRVQHHHAHIASCMAENGLDDQVIGVALDGTGYGTDGKIWGSEFMVCDFEQFERKAHFRYMPMPGGDRAAEQPWRMGLSLLWQAFGEEMVTLDLPLFRVPDEKTCRNVIESIRKNINCPLTSGAGRLFDGIAAITGICMKSMFHAEAPMRLESAIKRGTESYYDFETGDSISFIPAIKQIVNDVVHHVDPCVISARFHNTIVDASMKTVLKIASETGIEKVALSGGTFQNKYLHERLESRLVENGLTVYTHSRVPCNDGGVALGQVVVAGRMKE from the coding sequence TTGAATTCTGATTATTCGAATCATTTTATTGCCCTTACCATTCACATCAAGGGACTGGTTCAGGGAGTGGGGTTCAGACCGTTTGTATACCGCCTGGCCAGGGAACATCATTTAAACGGGTGGGTTGTAAATGGCACCGATGGAGTGACAATCAAAGTTGAAGGGGCCGCCGGCAACATGGCTCCTTTTGTTGAAAACCTGAGGAACAAAGCGCCCGTTGTATCTGAAATTGATGAAATTCTTGTTGACCAGGATTTACCGGAAGGTGTAAACGGATTTTACATCCTGGCCAGCCAGGACATGACGGATGAAACGTCTGAGATCAGTCCGGATATTGCAGTTTGCAACGAGTGCCTGGCCGACATGAAAACTCAGCCGCATAGGGTTTCCTATGCATTTATTAACTGTACCAACTGCGGGCCGAGGTTTTCGATTATAAAGGACTTTCCGTATGACAGGGCCAAAACTACCATGGCGCCGTTTGTTTTGTGTGAAAAATGTAACAATGAATACACTGAGATAACCGACAGACGTTTTCATGCACAGCCTGTTGCATGCAATGACTGTGGTCCGCAATACATACTTTATACAGCCGGAAAATCGCATCAGGATATTCATACTATTATATCAGCAACAGCACAATGCCTTGCAAACAATGGTATTGTAGCCATAAAGGGAACCGGTGGATTTCACCTGATGTGTGATGCACTTAATGAAAAGGCGGTTGATGCGCTCAGGGCCCTTAAAAAGCGGGAAGGGAAACCTTTTGCCGTCATGTTCCGCGACCTGCAAACCTTAAAGGATTATGCACACGTTTCTGATGAGGAGGCCGCAACGCTTGAATCATGGCGGCGACCGATTGTTATTCTTCATATTAAAAAAGAAATGTGCCATGGAATCGGTAAGGGACTCGACACACTGGGTGCTTTTCTTCCGTATATGCCTTTTCATTACCTGCTTTTTGAAAAGCTTACCACTCCTGCCATAGTTCTTACCAGCGGGAACCTGGCCGATGAGCCGATCATCATTGACAATGAAAAAGCAATAAAGGAGTTTTCAGCGCTTACAGATGCTCTGGTTACATATAACCGCGATATTTATAACAGGACCGATGATTCGGTTGTCCGGTTGATTTCTGGAAAGGAGAGGGTTCTCCGGCGGTCCAGGGGATATGCGCCATCGCCTGTCAGGTTGGGATTTTCGGTCGACGGTATCATGGGCACAGGTGCTGAACTGTCGAACTGCTTCTGCATCGGGAAGTCCAACAGGGCCTATCTCAGCCAGCATATCGGCGATCTGAAAAACCATGAAACACTTGAGTTTTATGAGGAATCGGTTAAAAGGTTCAGTCAGTTGTTCAGGGTGAGACCTCATCTTATGGCTTCGGATCTGCATCCTGATTATTTGTCAACCCGCTTTGCTGATAAATCAAGACTTGATGTGATCCGTGTACAGCACCATCACGCTCACATTGCTTCGTGTATGGCTGAGAACGGACTGGATGACCAGGTGATCGGCGTTGCCCTTGACGGTACCGGATACGGAACCGATGGCAAAATATGGGGAAGTGAATTCATGGTTTGCGATTTTGAGCAGTTTGAACGTAAGGCGCATTTCAGGTATATGCCAATGCCCGGCGGCGACAGGGCGGCAGAACAACCGTGGCGGATGGGACTATCCCTTCTCTGGCAGGCATTTGGTGAAGAAATGGTAACATTGGATCTGCCATTATTCAGGGTTCCTGATGAAAAAACATGCCGGAATGTAATTGAATCGATCCGCAAGAATATCAATTGTCCGCTTACCTCAGGTGCAGGACGGCTGTTTGATGGCATTGCAGCCATAACAGGGATTTGCATGAAATCAATGTTTCATGCCGAAGCGCCGATGAGGCTTGAATCAGCGATTAAAAGGGGAACCGAAAGCTATTATGATTTTGAAACCGGAGATAGCATTTCTTTCATTCCGGCAATAAAGCAAATTGTGAATGACGTGGTGCATCATGTTGATCCGTGTGTTATTTCGGCCCGGTTTCACAATACTATAGTTGATGCCTCTATGAAAACGGTGTTGAAAATAGCATCTGAAACTGGTATCGAAAAAGTCGCTCTTTCCGGTGGTACCTTTCAGAATAAATACCTGCATGAAAGGCTTGAATCCAGGCTGGTTGAAAATGGACTGACCGTTTATACTCATTCCAGAGTTCCCTGTAATGACGGTGGGGTGGCGCTGGGGCAGGTGGTGGTGGCTGGTAGAATGAAAGAATGA
- the hypD gene encoding hydrogenase formation protein HypD, which yields MKYIEEFRNRELVNTLVKAIANKSTKPLRIMEVCGGHTMAIRKFGIQHLLPPQIELLSGPGCPVCVTNRTAIDRAIALASLPETIITTYGDLIRVPGSASSLNQEKAFGKDIRIVYSTMDALEIARANPGKNIIFPGIGFETTTPSSAVALIEAQSQKLDNFFLLSMHKIMPPAMAALIDQGVKIDGYIGPGHVTTIAGADMYRPLVDKYDISVVISGFEPVDLLQSVYMLVSMAEEGRHGVDIQYRRAVTDKGNSKAMQIVNRVFEPCDDEWRGLGLIPGSGLKIKPEFSNHDASEHFSINTPPAHEPAGCLCGEVLRGLKKPIDCKLFSTVCTPANPIGACMVSGEGACQAYFNYR from the coding sequence ATGAAGTATATCGAAGAATTCCGTAACCGTGAACTGGTTAACACCCTTGTAAAGGCTATTGCCAATAAATCGACAAAGCCTTTACGGATTATGGAAGTGTGCGGCGGGCACACAATGGCCATACGGAAATTCGGGATTCAGCATTTATTGCCTCCCCAAATTGAACTGTTGTCAGGTCCCGGCTGCCCTGTGTGTGTAACAAACCGTACTGCAATCGACAGAGCTATTGCCCTTGCATCACTGCCTGAAACCATTATCACAACCTATGGTGACCTCATCCGTGTTCCGGGGTCCGCATCGAGCCTGAACCAGGAAAAAGCATTTGGGAAAGACATACGGATCGTATATTCGACAATGGATGCGCTTGAAATCGCCAGGGCCAATCCCGGTAAAAATATTATCTTTCCGGGTATAGGTTTTGAAACCACCACACCCTCCAGTGCCGTGGCACTGATCGAGGCGCAATCCCAAAAATTAGATAATTTCTTTCTGCTTTCCATGCACAAAATAATGCCGCCGGCCATGGCAGCACTCATCGACCAGGGTGTGAAGATCGACGGCTATATCGGTCCCGGCCATGTTACCACCATTGCCGGTGCTGATATGTACAGGCCGCTCGTTGATAAATATGACATTTCGGTTGTGATTTCAGGCTTTGAGCCGGTTGATCTGCTTCAATCGGTTTATATGCTGGTGTCAATGGCTGAAGAAGGCCGCCATGGTGTGGATATTCAATACAGAAGGGCTGTTACCGATAAGGGTAATTCCAAAGCCATGCAAATTGTGAACAGGGTATTTGAACCGTGTGATGATGAATGGCGGGGTCTGGGACTGATTCCTGGCAGCGGTCTCAAAATAAAACCGGAATTCAGCAACCATGATGCTTCAGAACATTTCAGTATTAATACACCACCGGCCCATGAACCCGCAGGATGTCTCTGCGGAGAAGTGCTGAGGGGATTAAAGAAACCCATCGACTGCAAATTGTTTTCCACCGTATGCACACCGGCCAATCCCATCGGCGCCTGCATGGTGTCAGGCGAGGGAGCCTGCCAGGCATATTTTAATTATCGTTAG
- a CDS encoding HypC/HybG/HupF family hydrogenase formation chaperone, whose translation MCLSIPAKILTVDGNTAEASVGGAVVKTSLHLVDDVRPGDYVLIHTGFALQKISEEEAIETIRLIEEMESEKNIQ comes from the coding sequence ATGTGCTTAAGCATACCCGCGAAAATATTAACCGTTGACGGAAACACAGCCGAGGCTTCCGTGGGAGGAGCCGTTGTGAAAACCAGCCTGCACCTTGTTGACGATGTAAGACCGGGCGATTATGTTTTAATTCACACCGGTTTTGCCCTTCAAAAAATCAGTGAAGAAGAAGCCATTGAAACCATCCGGCTGATTGAAGAAATGGAATCAGAGAAAAATATACAATGA
- a CDS encoding redox-sensing transcriptional repressor Rex, producing MNSKLPSRTVERLSKYRRLLDRYKDMEDAHIHSHKLAAMLNLTPEQVRRDLMLIGISGNNRKGYNIRSLISLIGETIDRQEGHKVAIVGIGNLGKAVLGFIRKANTKMHVVAAFDIDPVKIGTEFAGVHCYSLRSALKIIKKQDIHIAILTVPPEAAVNTANMLIQSGIRGILNFTSVHLDVPPGIYLKDYDIITSLEEIGFFIMD from the coding sequence ATGAATTCAAAATTGCCATCGAGAACCGTTGAAAGACTGAGCAAATACCGCAGGCTGCTCGACAGGTACAAGGATATGGAGGATGCGCATATTCACTCGCATAAGCTGGCTGCCATGCTGAATCTGACGCCCGAACAGGTACGGCGTGACCTCATGCTGATTGGAATCAGCGGTAATAACCGCAAGGGATATAACATCAGGTCGCTCATTTCACTCATTGGCGAAACAATCGACAGGCAGGAAGGCCATAAAGTGGCCATTGTGGGCATCGGGAACCTGGGTAAAGCAGTTTTGGGCTTCATCCGTAAGGCCAACACCAAAATGCATGTGGTGGCTGCCTTTGATATTGATCCTGTAAAAATCGGGACCGAGTTTGCAGGCGTTCATTGCTACAGTCTCAGGAGTGCGCTTAAAATCATAAAAAAGCAGGATATTCATATTGCCATACTCACTGTACCTCCCGAAGCTGCCGTAAATACAGCCAATATGTTAATCCAGTCGGGAATCCGGGGAATTCTTAACTTTACATCAGTGCATCTTGATGTTCCACCCGGAATTTATTTAAAAGATTATGACATCATCACTTCGCTTGAAGAAATCGGTTTTTTCATCATGGATTAA
- a CDS encoding 2Fe-2S iron-sulfur cluster-binding protein: protein MSQFVRFTIDGTECMASRGQYLVDAARENGVFIPTLCNYPGVKPKGSCRICTVKVNGKLMTACTTPVAEGMNIENESADINELRKSIIELLFVEGNHFCPACEKSGNCELQALAYRFRMMVPRFPFQFPNRAVDASHPRIIKDHNRCILCKRCIRVITDESGRSIFAYRKRSASVEVVVDPKLGKQLTEDLAQKAMDVCPVGSILVKEKGFHVPIGERKYDKVPIGSDIENMQSTKI, encoded by the coding sequence ATGAGTCAATTTGTTCGATTTACAATAGACGGCACCGAATGTATGGCTTCGAGGGGCCAGTACCTGGTAGATGCAGCCCGCGAAAACGGTGTTTTCATTCCCACCCTGTGTAATTACCCGGGTGTTAAGCCAAAAGGCAGCTGCAGGATTTGCACTGTTAAAGTAAACGGAAAACTGATGACGGCCTGCACCACACCGGTCGCTGAAGGCATGAACATTGAAAACGAATCGGCAGACATTAATGAACTGAGAAAATCGATTATTGAACTGCTGTTTGTTGAAGGAAATCATTTCTGCCCGGCCTGTGAAAAAAGCGGAAACTGCGAATTACAGGCGCTGGCATACCGTTTCCGTATGATGGTACCCCGCTTTCCTTTCCAGTTCCCCAACAGGGCAGTGGATGCTTCCCACCCGAGGATTATAAAAGATCATAACCGCTGTATTCTTTGCAAACGCTGTATCAGGGTAATCACTGACGAAAGCGGCAGAAGCATTTTCGCTTACCGTAAACGCAGCGCCAGCGTCGAAGTGGTTGTTGACCCCAAGCTCGGCAAGCAGCTTACTGAAGACCTCGCCCAGAAAGCCATGGACGTTTGTCCTGTAGGTTCAATCCTTGTTAAGGAAAAAGGATTCCATGTGCCGATCGGTGAAAGGAAATACGACAAAGTTCCTATCGGAAGCGATATTGAGAATATGCAAAGTACTAAAATTTAA
- the ald gene encoding alanine dehydrogenase codes for MKIGCLKEIKTHEYRVGLTPSDVKSYVSRGHEVIIQQNAGEAAGFTDIEYLASGAKIEEDRKKIFDSCDMIIKVKEPLPEEYELFHKDQILYTYLHLAADKRLTDAMLKAGIKGVAYETIETEDGQLPCLQPMSEIAGRLSVQEGAKFLEKTFGGRGVLLGGVPGVERGKVGIIGGGVVGTNACKIATGMGAEVTILDISARRLAYLDDIFGSRVTTLYSTDANIEKILRECDLIIGAVLLPGAKAPTLVKREHLSIMKKGAVIVDVAVDQGGCVETIKPTTHDNPVYVIDGIVHYGVANMPGAVALTSTKALTSATLPYGLLIAENGLEKAALKNRALKLGINVYQGKLVYENVSKAFNMPCVPIDSLLK; via the coding sequence ATGAAGATCGGATGCCTTAAGGAAATAAAGACGCATGAATACCGCGTGGGACTTACACCTTCGGATGTAAAATCCTATGTTTCGCGGGGTCATGAAGTTATTATACAGCAGAATGCCGGTGAAGCTGCCGGTTTTACTGATATCGAATACCTGGCTTCAGGAGCAAAGATTGAAGAAGACCGCAAAAAGATTTTCGACTCCTGCGACATGATCATTAAGGTAAAGGAACCGCTTCCCGAGGAGTATGAATTATTTCACAAGGATCAGATCCTGTACACCTATCTTCACCTGGCAGCTGACAAGCGCCTGACTGATGCCATGCTTAAAGCAGGTATTAAGGGTGTTGCTTATGAAACCATCGAAACCGAAGACGGACAACTGCCCTGTCTGCAGCCGATGAGTGAAATCGCCGGCCGGCTTTCAGTTCAGGAAGGTGCAAAATTTCTTGAAAAGACATTTGGCGGCCGTGGCGTTCTTCTTGGCGGTGTTCCGGGTGTTGAGCGCGGAAAGGTTGGCATTATCGGCGGCGGTGTAGTAGGTACAAACGCCTGCAAGATTGCAACAGGAATGGGTGCTGAAGTTACCATACTCGATATAAGTGCACGCCGGCTGGCTTACCTTGATGATATCTTCGGATCACGGGTAACCACATTGTACAGCACAGATGCCAATATTGAAAAAATACTGAGAGAATGCGACCTGATCATCGGGGCAGTTCTCCTTCCCGGTGCCAAGGCTCCGACACTGGTAAAACGCGAACATCTGTCCATCATGAAGAAAGGCGCCGTTATCGTTGACGTAGCCGTTGACCAGGGTGGTTGTGTTGAAACCATCAAACCGACAACTCATGACAACCCGGTTTATGTGATTGACGGGATCGTTCACTACGGCGTTGCTAACATGCCTGGTGCAGTGGCACTCACATCCACAAAGGCGCTTACAAGTGCCACTTTGCCTTATGGATTGCTGATCGCCGAAAACGGACTTGAAAAAGCAGCATTGAAAAACCGGGCGTTGAAACTCGGTATCAATGTCTACCAGGGCAAACTTGTGTATGAAAACGTTTCAAAGGCATTCAACATGCCTTGCGTCCCCATAGACAGCTTATTAAAATAA
- a CDS encoding hydrogenase maturation protease, whose translation MTSEKRILIYGYGNPGRQDDGLGVLLAERIEKWAAEEGLKGIVTDSNYQLNLEDAEAISGYDTVIFADASQEDIADYLFSPLVPSASVEFTMHAVSPAFILHLCHEAFNRFPDTYLLHIKGYSWEFMNNMTPPAKINLEKAVEFVKAFLKS comes from the coding sequence TTGACAAGCGAAAAAAGGATACTCATTTACGGATACGGAAACCCGGGCCGCCAGGATGACGGTCTGGGTGTTCTGTTGGCTGAAAGGATTGAAAAATGGGCGGCTGAGGAAGGATTGAAAGGCATTGTCACCGATTCAAATTACCAGCTCAATCTCGAAGATGCCGAAGCTATTTCAGGCTATGATACCGTAATTTTTGCCGATGCTTCACAGGAGGATATCGCAGATTACCTGTTTTCCCCTCTTGTACCTTCGGCTTCGGTAGAATTTACCATGCATGCTGTTTCACCGGCATTTATCCTGCATTTATGCCACGAGGCATTTAACCGTTTTCCCGATACCTACCTGCTTCATATCAAGGGCTACAGCTGGGAATTCATGAACAATATGACCCCTCCGGCGAAAATAAACCTTGAAAAGGCGGTGGAATTTGTGAAGGCGTTTTTAAAGAGCTAA
- a CDS encoding NAD(P)H-dependent oxidoreductase subunit E — MKTGAQRILEKYGKDKTRLMDILIDVQNEFGFIPREITVQIADELGMSEVDVDQTISFYHFFSQKPTGKYHIYLNNSAVANMMGRNDVAAAFMKELGIKFGEVTPDGLVGLFETACIGMNDQEPAAIINNQIFTRLTPFRAKEIVRDIREGKSVNDMFVQDWGDGENRSDLIKSVVSNNIRKIGPVLERTFTAGQAIDKLIKMTPEQVIEEVKKSNMRGRGGAGFPTGLKWEFGRNAKGEKKYIFCNADEGEPGTFKDRVILTERPRLLFEGMVIAGYAIGATEGILYIRHEYKYLQAHLESILQMARDANYLGKNIQGKKGFNFDIRIQFGAGAYVCGEESALIESAEGKRGEPRDRPPFPVEKGYLDMPTVVNNVETLCAVVKVVLNGGEWYKSLGTTESTGTKLLSISGDCKFPGVYEVVWGFSINDILDMVGAHSEDVQAVQVGGPSGAIIGRNEFNRILGYEDLATGGSLIIISKHRDILNDIVLNFMDFFIDESCGSCSTCRITPTLLRNKLLKILNARGVKQDIEDIVEWGKILKASRCGLGQTAANPILSSLKNFRHLYEEKIQKNKEYDCGFDLSLAVKESCQVTGRVPNI; from the coding sequence ATGAAAACCGGAGCTCAAAGAATCTTGGAGAAATACGGGAAAGATAAAACCCGGCTCATGGACATCCTCATCGATGTCCAGAATGAGTTTGGCTTTATTCCCCGTGAAATCACCGTTCAAATTGCGGACGAGCTGGGCATGTCGGAAGTCGACGTTGACCAGACCATCTCGTTTTATCATTTCTTTTCACAGAAACCGACAGGAAAGTATCACATCTATTTAAACAATAGCGCTGTGGCCAATATGATGGGGCGGAATGACGTTGCCGCTGCCTTCATGAAGGAACTGGGTATTAAATTCGGTGAAGTCACACCCGACGGGCTTGTAGGGCTCTTCGAGACTGCCTGCATCGGCATGAACGACCAGGAACCGGCCGCCATCATCAATAATCAGATCTTCACAAGGCTTACCCCTTTCAGGGCCAAAGAAATTGTACGCGATATCCGTGAAGGAAAGAGCGTGAACGATATGTTCGTGCAGGACTGGGGTGACGGCGAAAACCGCTCTGACCTGATCAAATCGGTTGTGTCCAATAACATCCGCAAAATCGGTCCCGTGCTTGAAAGAACTTTCACTGCCGGCCAGGCCATCGACAAGCTCATTAAAATGACACCCGAGCAGGTAATTGAGGAAGTAAAAAAATCAAACATGCGCGGACGCGGCGGAGCAGGCTTTCCTACAGGACTCAAATGGGAATTTGGCCGTAATGCCAAGGGTGAAAAGAAATACATCTTCTGCAATGCCGATGAAGGTGAGCCCGGAACATTCAAGGACCGTGTGATCCTTACCGAAAGACCCAGGCTTCTGTTTGAAGGAATGGTAATTGCCGGGTATGCCATCGGAGCTACGGAAGGTATCCTCTATATCCGCCATGAATACAAGTACCTCCAGGCCCATCTCGAATCGATACTGCAGATGGCCCGCGACGCCAATTACCTGGGTAAAAATATCCAGGGTAAGAAGGGTTTTAACTTTGATATCCGTATCCAGTTCGGTGCTGGCGCTTATGTTTGCGGCGAAGAATCAGCCCTCATTGAGTCAGCCGAAGGCAAACGCGGTGAACCGCGCGACAGACCGCCCTTCCCGGTTGAGAAAGGCTATCTCGACATGCCTACCGTTGTAAATAACGTGGAAACGCTTTGTGCCGTTGTAAAAGTCGTGCTGAATGGCGGTGAATGGTATAAATCGCTCGGAACTACTGAATCCACCGGGACTAAGTTGCTGAGTATTTCAGGCGACTGCAAATTCCCGGGTGTGTATGAGGTGGTTTGGGGGTTTTCAATTAATGATATACTTGATATGGTGGGTGCTCACAGCGAGGATGTTCAGGCCGTTCAGGTCGGAGGTCCTTCGGGTGCTATCATCGGCCGGAATGAATTTAACCGTATTCTTGGTTATGAAGATCTTGCAACAGGAGGATCATTGATTATCATCAGTAAGCACAGGGATATCCTCAATGATATCGTTCTGAATTTTATGGATTTCTTTATTGACGAATCCTGCGGAAGCTGTTCCACGTGCAGGATCACTCCTACCCTTCTCCGCAATAAGCTGCTGAAAATTCTGAATGCCCGGGGGGTGAAACAGGATATCGAGGATATCGTCGAATGGGGGAAAATTCTTAAGGCCAGCCGATGCGGACTGGGGCAGACTGCCGCCAATCCCATCCTTTCGAGCCTTAAAAATTTCAGGCACCTGTACGAGGAGAAAATCCAGAAAAACAAAGAATACGATTGCGGTTTCGATCTGAGCCTGGCCGTTAAAGAATCGTGTCAAGTAACCGGTAGAGTTCCTAATATTTAA